The sequence below is a genomic window from Flavobacterium keumense.
ATCGCGAACAGTATAAAAAACTACTTCCAAAGTCTGATTTTAAATACTACGAAATATACAATGCCTCTGAGGGTTTCTTTGCCATTCAGGATTTGAATGATTCTAGCGATTTATTATTAATGTTAGACTACGGGATTTTTTATGAGTTCATTCCGATGGATACTTTTGGCACACCCAATCAAAAAATAATCCGTTTGGCAGAGGTGGAATTGTTTAAAAATTATGCAGTGGTGATTACTACTAATTCAGGATTGTGGCGTTATTTAATAGGCGATACCGTTCGTTTTACTTCCCTAAATCCCTATAGAATTCGTGTTTCGGGCAGAACCAAACACCACATTAACGTTTTTGGCGAAGAACTCATGGTTGAAAATACCGATCAGGCTATCGCCAAAGCATGTCAACTCACCCAAACGGAAGTGGTAGATTATACCGTCGCTCCTATTTTTATGGATGGCAAAGAAAAAGGCGCTCACGAATGGATGATTGAGTTCAAACAAAATCCAACCGACATTGCACAATTTCAAAAGATATTGGACGATACTTTGCAAAGCCTCAACTCTGATTATGAAGCCAAACGGTACAATAACATGACCCTAAATCCTTTGGTTATTAATATAGCGCGCCCACATCTGTTTTATGATTGGCTCAAAGAACGAAATAAATTAGGCGGCCAACACAAAATTCCTAGATTATCGAATCAAAGAGAGTATTTGGAGCAGTTGAAAGGGTTACAGAGCCACTAAAATGCTATACTAATAGCAAAAAATTACTTAATAGGTACAGATTATAAATCTGTGCTATTGGGTTGAAAGTAATAGATTATTTTAAATAGTGAAAATGTTAGTCATAAAAATTAATAGCCCAAAATCAGTTTATAATAAAATATCTCGAATTTTAGGGTTAATTCCAACATCTGAATTAATTGATTGGGAGTATGAAATTGTTGATAATTCAGTGCGAAAAGTATTCGAAATATTGAATAATAAAATTGTATTGCTTAATGATATTGGAATAAAAAATGAAGATGTAACTATATGGTTATATTATGAATATGAAGGACAATGTAACATAGAGTTTTCAGCAAATGACTTATTACAATTAAGCAAACTAAATATTAATTTATGCATAAGTTGTTGGCAATAAACACCTTAATATTTTATCTCCACTTTTTTATTTCTTATAAATTTCTTTGTCAATATGGAGCATCTCTGTAATTAATTTTTGAAACTATGAGGAATAACTATATAATAATATTAATAATTTTAGTCTTTCTATCCTGTAATAAGGATAAGGAAATTTGTAAATTGCTTAACAGCAATGAAAAAGATGAAATAATTGAAGGGGCATTTGAAGCTGCAAATTCTGGAGATAGTAAATATATCCCTTTATTATTGAAAAATGCAAATGATGCTAGACGTTCAACTAATTTAAAATTTAAAGGATATAGTGTTTATCAAGCTAAAATGTTGGCTATAAAAAGAATTTCTAAAAAAGAGCCTTCAAGAATTATAAGTAGAAAACCAGATTCTTTGGTAATAAAATACTATATATTATTATTCTCAAAATCTGAAAGATAATGGTTACTAGTAATTATTAATATATTAAAATTTAGTGATGTTTTACAATTATTATACGGATTTATAATTTATGCCTAATACAATAAATTTAGATCGGTACGTAAACTATTTAATTATGGTTTATCATTAAATTGCAATCTGCACATCCTTATATAAAAACCAAGCCCAACATAAAGTTGAGCTTTTATAATTATAATCAATCGAATTGCTATTCTTCCATCATATCAATATGGCGGTCGTGGTAGCCTAACAGGTACAAAACTCCATCCAATCCTAAACTAGAAATTGAAGTAGCGGCATTTTCTTTTACCGTAGGTTTGGCATGGAACGCAATTCCTAAACCTGCTAAATTCAGCATCGGCAAATCATTGGCACCATCCCCCACTGCAATAGTTTGGTTAATATGAATTCCTTCTTTATCCGCAATGGCTTGAAGGTATTCGGCTTTCTTTTGTCCATCGACAATTTCGCCTAAGTATTTACCCGTTAATTTTCCGTCTTTGATTTCCAATTGGTTGGCATGAACATAATCAATTCCCAACTCCTTTTGCAAATACTCTCCAAAATAAGTAAACCCACCCGATAAAATAGCCGTTTTGTAACCGTAGTATTTCAAAGCTCTCATCAAACGGTGCGCGCCTTTAGTTATCGGTAAATTAACCGCTACGTTATGCAATACTTCTTCGCTTAACCCTTCTAGCAAAGCCATGCGTTTTTTGAAGCTTTCTTTAAAATCAATCTCGCCATTCATTGCTGATTCGGTTATGGCTCTCACTTGTTCGCCCACGCCGGCTAAATCAGCTAACTCGTCAATCACTTCAGTTTGAATTAAGGTCGAATCCATATCAAAACACACCAAACGGCGGTTTCTGCGGTACATATTGTCTTCTTGGAACGAAATATCGACATCCAAGGTTCTAGAAATTTCCATGAAACTAGCTGTCATCGCTATTTTATCTTCAATAATTCCGGTCACTGCTAATTGCACACAAGAACGCGGATACTCTTCTTTCTCCACTACCGAAGTACGACCTGTTAAACGAATAATCGAATCAATATTCAAATGTTGGTCTGACATGATTTTGGTTACCGCAGCGAGTTGAACCGCCGTTAGTTCTTCGCCTAAAATATTGATGATATAGCGTTGCTTGCTTTGTGCTTTTACCCAATTTTCATAATCGGGAATAGAAATCGGAATAAACTTCACTTTAATTCCTAACTCATACCCCTTAAATAATAAATCTTTCAAAACAGGTCCTGAAGA
It includes:
- a CDS encoding DUF4279 domain-containing protein, which produces MLVIKINSPKSVYNKISRILGLIPTSELIDWEYEIVDNSVRKVFEILNNKIVLLNDIGIKNEDVTIWLYYEYEGQCNIEFSANDLLQLSKLNINLCISCWQ
- the serB gene encoding phosphoserine phosphatase SerB, which translates into the protein MTIEDKEIILLKVSGQDKPGVTAGLTSILATYDAVILDIGQADIHDTLSLGILFQVKAGSSSGPVLKDLLFKGYELGIKVKFIPISIPDYENWVKAQSKQRYIINILGEELTAVQLAAVTKIMSDQHLNIDSIIRLTGRTSVVEKEEYPRSCVQLAVTGIIEDKIAMTASFMEISRTLDVDISFQEDNMYRRNRRLVCFDMDSTLIQTEVIDELADLAGVGEQVRAITESAMNGEIDFKESFKKRMALLEGLSEEVLHNVAVNLPITKGAHRLMRALKYYGYKTAILSGGFTYFGEYLQKELGIDYVHANQLEIKDGKLTGKYLGEIVDGQKKAEYLQAIADKEGIHINQTIAVGDGANDLPMLNLAGLGIAFHAKPTVKENAATSISSLGLDGVLYLLGYHDRHIDMMEE